From Nitrospirota bacterium, the proteins below share one genomic window:
- a CDS encoding response regulator — translation MSILIVDDSPDELRLLSSLLEKAGYRSILTAISAEDAFRTLGVDGSESSPTAVDLVLMDIVMPQTDGLEACRRIRAHHRLHDLPIIVITVKSDPGDLRAAFTAGATDFIRKPVNEVELVARVSAALTLREERECRREREEQLVGRTKELERALQEVKVLRGLIPICSNCKGVRNEQGYWQHIEEYIRDHSEAEFTHGLCETCMAERRAQDRVERTKQDEADSSPAVSVTGIDKPGQSEVRDVESVSSEAAGDWARARKARRVKIQCRLLFSAENISSGEARVLDLSTSGCKAESLTPVRKGMELAVKLFLPDHEWELKIERAVVRWIEGKTFGLEFLGIRPAQRERIRLLLARSEK, via the coding sequence GCCTTTCGAACACTGGGGGTTGACGGCTCTGAATCCTCCCCGACAGCGGTCGATCTGGTTCTGATGGATATCGTGATGCCGCAAACGGACGGGCTCGAGGCCTGCCGGCGGATCAGAGCGCACCATCGACTCCACGACCTCCCCATCATCGTGATTACGGTCAAGAGCGACCCCGGTGACCTGCGCGCCGCGTTCACGGCAGGGGCCACGGACTTCATCCGCAAACCGGTCAACGAGGTGGAGCTGGTCGCCCGCGTGAGCGCCGCCCTCACGTTGAGAGAAGAACGGGAATGCCGCAGGGAGAGAGAGGAACAACTCGTCGGCCGTACCAAAGAGCTGGAACGCGCTCTCCAAGAAGTGAAGGTTCTCCGAGGCCTTATTCCGATCTGCAGCAACTGCAAGGGTGTGCGAAATGAACAAGGCTATTGGCAGCACATCGAAGAGTACATTCGTGATCATTCAGAGGCGGAATTTACCCATGGCTTGTGCGAGACCTGCATGGCCGAGCGGCGCGCTCAAGACCGCGTTGAACGGACGAAGCAAGACGAGGCGGATTCGTCTCCTGCGGTCTCGGTCACCGGAATAGACAAGCCCGGTCAAAGCGAAGTGCGCGATGTTGAGTCGGTATCATCTGAGGCGGCAGGAGATTGGGCGCGGGCCAGGAAAGCTCGACGCGTGAAAATACAGTGTCGGCTCCTTTTCTCTGCGGAGAATATTTCGTCGGGGGAAGCTCGTGTCCTGGACCTCTCCACCTCGGGTTGCAAAGCGGAATCCCTCACGCCGGTGAGAAAGGGAATGGAACTGGCAGTGAAGCTCTTTCTCCCGGATCACGAGTGGGAACTCAAAATTGAACGGGCGGTGGTCCGATGGATCGAAGGGAAGACGTTCGGCTTGGAGTTTCTCGGCATACGCCCTGCCCAGCGCGAACGGATTCGACTCCTTCTGGCGAGAAGCGAGAAATAA
- a CDS encoding adenylyl-sulfate kinase produces the protein MTAFSKEAFAVWITGLPASGKSTIVAALRPKLEALGLRVDVLESDEVRRVLTPEPTYSPEERDLFYRALAFTGSRLVEHGVTVIFDATAGRRAYRDSARGLIPRFLEIAVECPLEVCMARDKKGTYRKGQRGESATVPGLQVPYEEPLKPDLRIDTTKATPAEAAERVLTIVKQRFL, from the coding sequence ATGACGGCATTTTCAAAGGAGGCCTTCGCCGTCTGGATCACCGGCCTTCCGGCCTCGGGGAAGAGCACGATCGTCGCGGCGCTGCGTCCGAAGCTGGAGGCGTTGGGGTTGCGCGTGGACGTGTTGGAGTCGGACGAGGTCAGGCGCGTGCTGACGCCCGAGCCAACTTATTCGCCGGAGGAGCGCGACCTGTTCTATCGCGCGCTGGCCTTCACGGGCTCCCGGCTCGTCGAACACGGCGTCACCGTGATCTTCGACGCCACCGCCGGCCGGCGGGCCTATCGGGACTCGGCGCGAGGCCTGATCCCGCGCTTTCTCGAAATCGCCGTCGAATGCCCGCTGGAGGTGTGCATGGCGCGGGACAAAAAAGGCACCTACCGGAAGGGACAGCGCGGGGAGTCCGCGACGGTGCCAGGTCTCCAGGTTCCTTACGAAGAGCCCCTGAAGCCTGACCTTCGGATCGACACGACAAAGGCGACGCCGGCAGAAGCAGCCGAGCGGGTTCTCACGATCGTCAAGCAACGGTTCCTGTGA